A portion of the Pseudomonas synxantha BG33R genome contains these proteins:
- a CDS encoding LysR family transcriptional regulator, which yields MESLGVLDVFVRVGETRSFTAAGKQLGISASAVSKAIGRLEERLRVRLFHRSTRTVNLTPEGAQFLERCRRILHEVEAAENELSQSQATPYGKLRVSVPSVGMLFMPAFAKFKQRYPDIELDIDCTDRLVDVIEEGFDAVIRTGDPTDCRLMAREVGTYRRVIVGSSAYFKHAGVPHKPEDLRQHKCMLYRYRSTGKLATWPLGPSFPGNLELPISMITNTLEPLVTFVEHGLGIACVPDIAIKRQLAEGTLISVLEDFNEDVTTFRVLWPSSRLLSPKSRVFIDYMVDNLFPL from the coding sequence ATGGAAAGCTTGGGTGTTCTGGATGTGTTTGTGCGGGTCGGTGAAACGCGAAGTTTTACCGCTGCCGGGAAACAGCTCGGCATATCGGCATCGGCAGTGAGCAAGGCAATCGGCCGCCTGGAAGAACGACTGCGTGTACGGCTATTTCATCGGTCAACCCGTACGGTCAATCTGACGCCTGAAGGGGCGCAGTTCCTGGAGCGCTGCAGGCGAATCCTCCACGAGGTCGAAGCGGCAGAAAATGAATTATCTCAATCGCAAGCCACCCCCTATGGAAAGTTAAGAGTCAGTGTGCCGTCTGTGGGCATGCTGTTCATGCCGGCATTCGCAAAATTTAAACAGCGTTATCCAGACATCGAACTGGATATTGACTGCACGGATCGATTGGTAGATGTAATCGAGGAAGGTTTCGATGCGGTTATCCGCACAGGCGATCCGACAGATTGCCGGTTGATGGCACGTGAAGTCGGCACCTACCGACGTGTCATTGTCGGATCCAGCGCATACTTCAAGCACGCGGGCGTGCCTCATAAGCCGGAAGACCTGAGGCAGCACAAGTGCATGTTGTATCGCTACCGCAGTACCGGGAAGTTGGCCACCTGGCCGCTAGGTCCCAGCTTCCCGGGCAACCTCGAGCTGCCCATCAGCATGATAACCAACACCTTGGAGCCCCTGGTCACGTTTGTTGAACATGGCCTCGGGATAGCGTGCGTGCCTGATATTGCGATCAAACGTCAGTTGGCCGAGGGAACGTTGATATCGGTATTGGAGGACTTCAATGAGGACGTTACTACCTTTCGGGTTTTATGGCCTTCGAGCCGTCTCTTGTCGCCTAAATCAAGAGTGTTCATCGACTATATGGTAGATAACCTCTTTCCTCTATAG
- a CDS encoding LysR family transcriptional regulator: MNLRTLRAFVEVVRQGGFSQAAEVVALTQSTVSKAVKTLEDELGAPLLNRLGHKNELTAAGEIAYRRALVILAERNDLMAEINDLRGLTRGVLRIGLPPVGCGVLFAAMFATYRSRYPDIDIELTEYGSKKLRECLEAGEVDLAALLLPVDEGFDYQPVRNEPLIAVLPINHPLARRKRIDFTDLADSPFILFEAGFALNAKILSACERKGVTPKVTARSGQIDFIVDLVTAGLGVAFLPRMLAHKHQHTGIALIPLDEPQTDWHIALAWRASAHLPPAARAWLDLAAEPAFSTGHGG; encoded by the coding sequence ATGAACCTGCGAACATTGCGTGCGTTTGTCGAAGTGGTGCGCCAGGGCGGGTTCTCCCAGGCAGCCGAGGTGGTAGCGTTAACCCAGTCTACCGTCAGCAAGGCGGTCAAGACCCTGGAGGATGAGTTGGGCGCGCCGTTGCTCAACCGCCTCGGCCACAAGAACGAGCTGACCGCCGCCGGCGAAATCGCCTACCGCCGCGCCTTGGTGATACTCGCCGAACGCAACGACCTGATGGCTGAAATCAACGACCTGCGCGGTCTTACACGTGGCGTGCTACGCATCGGCTTGCCGCCGGTGGGGTGCGGCGTGTTGTTTGCCGCCATGTTCGCCACATACCGCAGCCGTTACCCGGACATCGACATTGAACTGACCGAGTACGGCAGTAAAAAACTGCGTGAATGCCTGGAGGCAGGGGAGGTCGATCTGGCCGCACTGTTGTTGCCGGTGGACGAAGGCTTTGACTACCAACCGGTACGCAACGAACCCCTGATCGCGGTACTGCCCATCAACCATCCACTGGCCCGACGCAAGCGCATCGACTTCACCGATCTCGCGGACTCGCCGTTCATCCTGTTCGAAGCCGGTTTCGCCCTCAACGCCAAGATTCTCAGCGCGTGTGAGCGCAAAGGCGTGACCCCGAAAGTCACCGCCCGTAGCGGGCAGATCGACTTTATCGTCGACCTGGTCACCGCCGGCCTGGGCGTCGCCTTCCTGCCGCGGATGCTGGCGCACAAACACCAACACACCGGCATCGCCCTGATCCCCCTAGACGAACCCCAGACTGACTGGCACATCGCCCTGGCCTGGCGCGCCAGCGCCCACCTGCCACCGGCGGCGCGGGCCTGGCTGGATCTGGCGGCGGAGCCGGCGTTTTCAACAGGTCATGGCGGTTAA
- the lldD gene encoding FMN-dependent L-lactate dehydrogenase LldD has product MIISSASDYRAAAKRKLPRFLFDYIDGGAYAEHTLRANSSDLAEISLRQRILRNVDSLSLSTHLFGTELAMPVVLSPVGLTGMYARRGEVQAAKAAANKNIPFCLSTVSVCSIEEVASQSPQSIWFQLYVLKDRGFMRNALERAQAAGVTTLVFTVDMPTPGARYRDAHSGMSGPYAAQRRMLQAVTKPQWAFDVGLMGRPHDLGNISKYLGKPTHLEDYIGWLANNFDPSISWKDLEWIREFWKGPMIIKGILAPQDARDAVSFGADGIVVSNHGGRQLDGVLSTAKALPPIADAVGDDLTVLVDSGIRSGLDVVRMLALGAKACLLGRATTYALAAEGQRGVENVLDIFAKEMRVAMTLTGVTSIAQIDRTTLVQP; this is encoded by the coding sequence ATGATCATCTCGTCCGCTTCCGACTACCGCGCTGCGGCCAAGCGCAAGTTGCCGCGCTTTCTGTTCGACTACATCGACGGTGGCGCCTACGCCGAGCACACGTTGCGCGCCAACAGTTCGGACCTGGCCGAGATCAGCCTGCGCCAACGCATCCTGCGCAATGTCGACAGCCTGAGCCTGAGCACCCACTTGTTCGGCACGGAACTGGCGATGCCGGTCGTTCTTAGCCCGGTCGGCCTGACCGGCATGTATGCGCGGCGCGGCGAAGTGCAAGCGGCCAAGGCAGCTGCCAACAAAAACATCCCCTTCTGCCTGTCGACGGTGTCGGTGTGTTCAATTGAGGAAGTGGCCTCGCAGAGCCCGCAGTCGATCTGGTTTCAGCTCTATGTGCTCAAGGATCGCGGCTTTATGCGCAATGCGCTGGAGCGAGCGCAGGCGGCCGGCGTGACCACGCTGGTGTTCACCGTGGATATGCCCACACCCGGCGCACGCTACCGCGATGCGCACTCGGGCATGTCCGGGCCGTACGCGGCGCAACGGCGCATGTTGCAGGCGGTCACCAAGCCGCAATGGGCATTCGATGTGGGCTTGATGGGCCGCCCCCACGACTTGGGCAATATCTCCAAGTACCTGGGCAAACCCACCCATCTGGAGGACTACATTGGCTGGCTTGCCAACAACTTCGACCCGTCGATCAGCTGGAAAGACCTGGAGTGGATCCGCGAATTCTGGAAAGGCCCGATGATCATCAAGGGCATTCTCGCCCCCCAGGATGCCAGGGATGCGGTGAGTTTCGGTGCCGACGGTATCGTGGTGTCCAACCATGGCGGCCGCCAACTCGACGGCGTGCTGTCCACCGCCAAGGCGTTGCCGCCGATTGCCGACGCGGTGGGCGATGACTTGACCGTGCTGGTGGACTCCGGCATTCGTTCCGGGCTCGACGTGGTGCGTATGCTCGCCCTGGGTGCGAAGGCGTGCCTGCTGGGGCGCGCGACCACCTATGCACTGGCCGCCGAAGGCCAACGTGGGGTAGAGAACGTGCTGGATATCTTCGCCAAGGAAATGCGCGTGGCCATGACGCTGACCGGCGTCACTTCCATCGCGCAAATCGACCGCACGACGCTGGTCCAGCCGTGA
- a CDS encoding GGDEF domain-containing protein, with amino-acid sequence MKTPTQTNAIDFDTAKLQRLGFGQPSLRPRRPATLSELCQQLSQQLQTSLEPERILGLFFREIQRLVPLDALQYRHAASDLRLEFGHRGHHSVSYTLSHEGEHLGELVFRRNQRLIDEELSQLESLLVTLLYPMRNALLYRAATRSALRDSLTETGNRVAMDQTLQREIDMARRHLHPLSVLMLDIDHFKRINDTHGHAAGDSVLRTVAGAIKHQLRNVDMVFRFGGEEFLILLSNTGRDAAKMVGERLRQAAQAQDYWVEGTRVELTVSLGCSTLLAAESAESLLRRADNALYVAKREGRNRLAMAG; translated from the coding sequence ATGAAAACACCCACCCAGACCAACGCGATTGACTTCGACACTGCCAAATTGCAGCGCCTGGGATTTGGTCAACCTTCCCTGCGTCCACGCCGCCCCGCAACCCTGAGCGAACTTTGCCAGCAACTGAGCCAACAGTTGCAAACCAGCCTGGAGCCGGAGCGCATCCTCGGCCTGTTCTTTCGCGAAATACAACGCCTGGTGCCGCTGGACGCGTTGCAGTATCGCCATGCCGCCAGCGACCTGCGCCTCGAGTTCGGTCATCGTGGCCACCATTCGGTGAGCTACACCTTGAGCCACGAAGGCGAGCACCTTGGGGAACTGGTGTTTCGCCGCAACCAACGGTTGATCGACGAGGAATTGAGCCAGCTTGAATCCCTGCTGGTGACGTTGCTGTATCCAATGCGTAACGCCCTGCTCTACCGTGCAGCCACCCGCAGCGCCCTGCGCGATTCGCTGACCGAAACCGGTAACCGCGTGGCCATGGATCAGACGCTACAACGGGAAATCGACATGGCCAGGCGGCATCTGCACCCCTTGTCGGTGCTGATGCTGGACATCGACCACTTCAAGAGAATCAATGACACCCATGGTCACGCCGCCGGCGATAGCGTGCTGCGCACCGTGGCGGGGGCGATCAAACACCAGTTGCGTAACGTCGACATGGTATTTCGGTTTGGCGGGGAAGAGTTTCTGATCCTGCTGTCCAACACCGGACGCGATGCAGCGAAGATGGTCGGTGAGCGTTTGCGTCAGGCGGCACAAGCCCAGGACTATTGGGTGGAAGGCACGCGGGTCGAATTGACGGTGAGCCTGGGTTGCTCGACGCTGCTGGCGGCCGAATCGGCTGAAAGCCTGCTGCGCCGAGCAGACAACGCGCTGTACGTGGCCAAGCGCGAAGGACGCAACCGCTTGGCGATGGCGGGGTAA
- a CDS encoding TenA family transcriptional regulator encodes MEASSYPAWAQQLIQACSESKRRVVEHELYQRMRDNALSARTMRHYLIGGWPVVEQFALYMAQNLTKTKFARHPGEDMARRWLMRNIRVELNHADYWVNWARAHGVSLEELQAQDVPPELHALSHWCWHTSSADSLIVAIAATNYAIEGATGEWSAVVCSTGVYADAFPEEDRKRAMKWLKMHAQYDDAHPWEALEIICTLAGNNPGKALQEELRQAVCKSYDYMYLFLESCMRLENVEKDKEKAPAIRERPVRVASEA; translated from the coding sequence ATGGAAGCCTCGAGTTACCCAGCCTGGGCGCAGCAATTGATCCAGGCCTGTAGCGAGAGCAAGCGTCGGGTTGTCGAGCACGAACTGTATCAGCGTATGCGCGACAACGCCCTCAGCGCCAGGACCATGCGCCACTACCTCATTGGTGGTTGGCCGGTGGTGGAACAGTTTGCCTTGTACATGGCGCAAAACCTGACCAAGACCAAGTTCGCCCGCCACCCGGGTGAGGATATGGCGCGACGTTGGCTGATGCGCAACATTCGCGTGGAACTCAACCATGCTGATTATTGGGTGAATTGGGCGCGTGCCCATGGTGTCAGCCTTGAAGAGCTGCAAGCCCAGGACGTGCCGCCGGAATTGCATGCACTGAGTCATTGGTGCTGGCACACCAGCTCGGCGGATTCGTTGATCGTCGCGATTGCCGCCACCAACTATGCGATCGAGGGTGCGACAGGGGAGTGGTCTGCCGTGGTCTGCTCTACCGGTGTGTATGCCGACGCCTTCCCCGAGGAAGATCGCAAGCGGGCGATGAAGTGGCTGAAGATGCACGCCCAGTACGACGACGCCCACCCGTGGGAAGCCCTGGAAATCATCTGCACCCTGGCCGGGAACAACCCTGGCAAGGCCCTGCAGGAAGAGTTGCGCCAGGCAGTATGCAAAAGCTACGACTACATGTACCTGTTCCTGGAAAGCTGCATGCGCCTGGAGAACGTAGAGAAAGACAAAGAGAAGGCGCCAGCCATTCGCGAGCGCCCGGTGCGCGTTGCCAGCGAGGCGTGA
- a CDS encoding EAL domain-containing protein → MKQKRTLGTPRLLGIVWPFIAVVLFQALLGCGSLYVLSAVRGYVAGESLWSKGQKDAIYYLTLYADSRDDATYLKYQHAIAVPQGGHELRVALDRATPNLAAARLGILKGGNHPDDVPSLIWLYLNFRHFSYLEKAIELWTVGDDYLEQLDELAQQMHSAISTDQVTEQDVRAWKARIIAINEGVTPAAKAFSDALGEGSRMILRLLLITNLATALGLIVLALLRTHKLLAQRHAFADALQAEKERAQITLESIGDGVITTDVDGAIAYMNPAAEALTHWKSEQAQGLPLAALFKLLDENAEPDGFALIEHIIKGQLSGGSEHSKLIQRLDGSTVSVTLVGAPIRSAGKVSGAVLVLHDMTQERQYIANLSWQATHDALTGLANRREFEFRLEQVLQQVARQQNGRHALMFLDLDQFKLVNDTCGHAAGDELLRHICALLQSDLREGDTLARLGGDEFGILLENCPAPVAEKIAESLRHTVQSLHFVWKGRPFMTTVSIGLVHISQTPTTLETSLRAADMACYMAKEKGRNRIQVYHADDSELSLRFGEMAWVQRLHIALEEDRFCLYAQEISPLGHTEAGNGHIEILLRLHDEAGRIILPDSFIPAAERYGLMTSLDRWVVENVFKIIARCMTERPGRPMAMCAINLSGITIGDDDFLGFLREKFGAYNIPPEMICFEITETSAIANLGSAIRFINELKALGCHFSLDDFCAGMSSFAYLKHLPVDFLKIDGSFVKDMLDDPINRAMVEVINHIGHVMGKRTIAEFVETPQIEQALLEIGVDYAQGYLIERPQLFTFDSLQCRPVRPQPLVFKAPGTFR, encoded by the coding sequence ATGAAGCAAAAGCGGACTCTCGGAACGCCACGGTTGTTGGGTATCGTCTGGCCCTTTATTGCCGTTGTCTTGTTCCAGGCATTGTTAGGCTGTGGCAGTCTCTACGTGCTTTCTGCGGTGCGTGGCTATGTGGCTGGCGAAAGCTTGTGGTCCAAGGGCCAGAAGGATGCCATCTATTACCTGACGCTGTATGCCGATAGTCGCGACGACGCCACCTATCTCAAATACCAGCATGCCATTGCCGTACCTCAAGGCGGGCATGAGCTGCGTGTGGCTCTGGATCGTGCCACGCCAAACCTGGCTGCCGCGCGCCTGGGCATCCTCAAGGGTGGCAATCACCCGGACGACGTCCCCAGCCTGATCTGGCTGTACCTCAACTTCCGCCATTTCAGCTACCTGGAAAAAGCCATTGAACTGTGGACGGTCGGCGATGACTACCTTGAGCAACTGGATGAACTGGCCCAACAGATGCACAGCGCCATCAGCACCGATCAGGTCACCGAGCAGGATGTGCGCGCCTGGAAAGCGCGCATCATTGCCATCAACGAGGGTGTAACGCCGGCCGCCAAGGCGTTCAGTGATGCGCTGGGCGAAGGTTCGCGAATGATCCTGCGCCTGTTGTTGATCACCAACCTGGCCACCGCCCTGGGGCTGATCGTCCTGGCGCTGTTGCGTACCCACAAGTTGCTGGCCCAGCGCCACGCCTTCGCTGACGCGCTGCAAGCGGAGAAGGAGCGGGCGCAGATCACGTTGGAGTCGATTGGTGACGGGGTGATCACCACCGACGTCGACGGCGCCATTGCCTATATGAACCCAGCGGCCGAAGCGCTGACCCACTGGAAGTCCGAACAGGCCCAGGGCTTGCCGTTGGCGGCGTTATTCAAGTTGCTGGATGAAAACGCCGAGCCCGACGGCTTCGCCTTGATTGAACACATCATCAAGGGCCAACTCAGTGGCGGCAGCGAGCATTCCAAGCTGATCCAGCGCCTGGACGGCAGCACCGTCTCGGTCACGCTGGTGGGCGCGCCGATCCGCAGTGCCGGCAAGGTCAGCGGTGCGGTGCTGGTGCTGCACGACATGACCCAGGAGCGCCAGTACATCGCCAACCTTTCGTGGCAGGCGACCCATGATGCCTTGACTGGCCTGGCCAACCGCCGCGAATTCGAGTTCCGTCTTGAGCAGGTACTGCAACAGGTGGCACGCCAGCAAAATGGGCGACATGCCTTGATGTTTCTCGATCTCGACCAGTTCAAGCTGGTCAACGACACCTGCGGCCATGCGGCAGGCGACGAACTCCTGCGCCACATCTGCGCGCTGTTGCAATCTGACTTGCGCGAGGGTGATACGTTGGCACGCCTGGGGGGCGACGAGTTCGGCATTCTGCTGGAGAACTGCCCGGCGCCGGTGGCGGAAAAGATCGCCGAGAGCTTGCGCCATACGGTGCAAAGTCTGCACTTTGTGTGGAAAGGCCGACCGTTCATGACCACCGTCAGCATCGGCCTGGTGCATATCTCGCAAACCCCAACCACCCTGGAAACCTCCCTGCGGGCGGCCGACATGGCCTGCTACATGGCTAAGGAAAAAGGGCGCAACCGCATACAGGTCTATCACGCCGATGATTCCGAGTTGTCGCTGCGCTTTGGCGAAATGGCCTGGGTGCAGCGCCTGCACATTGCCCTTGAGGAGGATCGGTTTTGCCTCTACGCGCAGGAAATCTCGCCGTTGGGCCACACCGAAGCCGGCAATGGGCACATCGAAATTCTTCTACGCCTGCATGACGAAGCCGGGCGCATCATTTTGCCCGACAGTTTTATTCCGGCAGCCGAACGATACGGTTTGATGACGTCGCTGGATCGTTGGGTGGTTGAGAACGTATTCAAGATCATTGCTCGATGCATGACTGAACGTCCGGGCCGTCCTATGGCTATGTGTGCGATTAATCTGTCAGGAATAACTATCGGTGATGACGATTTTCTAGGTTTTTTACGTGAGAAATTCGGCGCTTACAACATTCCACCGGAAATGATTTGTTTTGAAATAACTGAAACCAGCGCTATAGCCAATTTGGGTAGTGCCATTCGATTTATTAATGAACTCAAAGCGTTAGGTTGCCACTTCTCACTCGACGACTTTTGCGCCGGAATGTCCTCATTCGCATATTTGAAACATTTACCTGTAGACTTCCTGAAGATCGATGGAAGTTTCGTAAAGGATATGCTGGACGACCCGATTAACCGCGCCATGGTCGAAGTGATCAACCACATCGGCCACGTCATGGGTAAGCGCACAATTGCCGAATTTGTTGAAACACCCCAGATCGAACAAGCGTTGCTTGAGATCGGTGTGGATTACGCTCAGGGCTACCTGATTGAACGCCCGCAATTGTTTACCTTTGATAGCTTGCAGTGTCGACCCGTGCGGCCTCAGCCCCTGGTGTTCAAGGCGCCCGGCACATTCCGCTGA
- a CDS encoding ABC transporter ATP-binding protein, with the protein MYEQPQRTDRLTWAEIRRLALRHKKALWIANGVAVLATLCSVPIPLLLPLLVDEVLLGHGDAALKVMNHALPLGWQKAAGYIGLMLLVTLALRCGALVFNVVQARLFARLAKDIVYRIRVRLIERLKRISLGEYESLGSGTVTTHLVTDLDTLDKFVGETLSRFLVAMLTLVGTSAILVWMHWQLALLILLFNPLVIYATVQLGKRVKHLKKLENDSTSRFTQALTETLDAIQEVRAGNRQGFFLGRLGQRAQEVRDYAIHSQWKTDASSRASGLLFQFGIDIFRAAAMLTVLFSDLSIGQMLAVFSYLWFMIGPVEQLLNLQYAYYAAGGALTRINELLARADEPQYAGGADPFTGHETVGIEVRGLEFGYGEDLVLDQLNLAIAPGEKVAIVGASGGGKSTLVQLLLGLYTPQAGSIRFGGATQQEIGLETIRENVAVVLQHPALFNDTVRANLTMGRTRSDQACWQALEIAQLDATVRALPMGLDSVVGRSGVRFSGGQRQRLAIARMVLAEPKVVILDEATSALDAATEYNLHQALARFLSGRTTLIIAHRLSAVKQADRVLVFDGGHIAEDGDHQQLIADGGLYAKLYGHLQQVR; encoded by the coding sequence GTGTATGAGCAACCTCAACGCACTGACCGCCTGACCTGGGCAGAGATTCGCCGTCTGGCGCTGCGTCACAAGAAAGCCCTGTGGATCGCCAATGGCGTGGCCGTGCTGGCGACGCTGTGCAGTGTGCCGATCCCCCTGCTGTTGCCATTGCTGGTGGACGAAGTGCTGCTGGGCCACGGCGATGCCGCGCTCAAGGTGATGAACCACGCGTTGCCCCTGGGTTGGCAGAAAGCCGCCGGCTACATCGGCCTGATGCTATTGGTAACGCTGGCCCTGCGCTGTGGTGCGTTGGTGTTCAACGTGGTGCAGGCGCGGCTGTTTGCGCGTCTGGCCAAGGACATCGTCTATCGCATCCGCGTGCGCCTGATCGAACGCCTCAAGCGGATCTCCCTGGGTGAGTACGAAAGCCTGGGTAGCGGTACGGTCACTACCCACCTGGTCACCGACCTGGACACCCTGGACAAATTCGTCGGCGAAACCCTCAGCCGTTTCCTGGTGGCGATGCTCACCCTGGTCGGCACGTCGGCAATCCTGGTGTGGATGCATTGGCAGCTGGCGCTATTGATCCTGTTGTTCAACCCGTTGGTGATCTACGCCACCGTGCAATTGGGCAAGCGCGTCAAGCATCTGAAGAAGTTGGAGAACGACAGCACCTCGCGCTTTACCCAGGCATTGACCGAAACCCTCGATGCCATCCAGGAAGTGCGCGCCGGCAATCGCCAGGGCTTTTTCCTCGGGCGCCTGGGCCAGCGTGCCCAGGAAGTGCGCGACTATGCGATTCATTCCCAATGGAAAACCGATGCTTCCAGCCGCGCCAGTGGGTTGCTGTTCCAGTTCGGTATCGACATTTTCCGTGCGGCAGCCATGCTTACGGTGCTGTTCTCCGACCTGTCCATCGGCCAGATGCTTGCCGTGTTCAGCTACCTGTGGTTCATGATCGGCCCGGTGGAGCAACTGCTGAACCTGCAATACGCCTACTACGCAGCGGGCGGCGCGCTGACGCGGATCAACGAGCTGTTGGCACGTGCCGATGAGCCGCAGTACGCCGGTGGTGCAGACCCGTTTACCGGGCATGAGACTGTTGGTATCGAGGTGCGTGGCCTGGAGTTCGGCTACGGCGAGGACCTGGTGCTCGACCAATTGAACCTGGCGATCGCGCCGGGGGAGAAGGTGGCGATTGTCGGCGCCAGCGGCGGCGGCAAAAGTACCCTGGTGCAGTTGCTGCTGGGGCTCTACACACCACAGGCCGGCAGCATTCGTTTTGGGGGGGCCACCCAGCAGGAGATCGGCCTGGAAACCATTCGTGAAAACGTCGCCGTAGTCCTGCAACACCCGGCGCTGTTCAACGACACCGTGCGCGCCAATTTGACCATGGGCCGCACTCGCTCCGATCAAGCCTGCTGGCAGGCGCTGGAAATCGCCCAGCTGGATGCTACTGTCAGGGCGCTGCCCATGGGCCTGGACAGTGTGGTGGGGCGCTCGGGTGTGCGCTTCTCCGGTGGTCAACGGCAGCGCCTGGCCATCGCCCGCATGGTGCTCGCCGAGCCCAAAGTGGTGATTCTGGACGAAGCCACCTCGGCACTGGATGCGGCGACCGAGTACAACCTGCATCAGGCATTGGCGCGGTTTCTCAGCGGGCGTACTACACTGATCATCGCCCACCGGCTGTCCGCGGTGAAACAGGCTGACCGAGTACTGGTGTTCGATGGCGGGCACATCGCCGAGGATGGTGATCATCAGCAATTGATTGCCGACGGCGGGCTCTACGCCAAACTTTACGGACACCTGCAACAAGTGCGTTGA
- a CDS encoding DsbA family protein gives MSARLLYVMDPMCSWCWGFAPVAQALVEQAQAAGVDVHLVVGGLRTGSGAALEPTTRRYILEHWQAVTEATGQPFKREGALPEGFVYDTEPACRAIVTARSLAPDCAWTLLGLIQRAFYVEGQDVTLAHVLVELAEQAGIPRIEFAGEFDRAEQHAATAADFTWVQDLGIAGFPTLLAERNGQLALLTNGYQPLSELSPLLGRWLERAACV, from the coding sequence ATGTCTGCGCGCCTGCTCTATGTAATGGACCCGATGTGTTCCTGGTGCTGGGGCTTCGCCCCGGTCGCGCAGGCGCTGGTTGAGCAGGCCCAGGCGGCCGGCGTAGACGTGCACCTGGTGGTGGGCGGCTTGCGTACCGGCAGCGGTGCAGCGCTGGAGCCGACCACCCGGCGCTACATCCTTGAACACTGGCAAGCGGTCACCGAGGCCACCGGCCAGCCATTCAAGCGTGAGGGCGCATTGCCTGAGGGGTTTGTCTACGACACCGAGCCTGCCTGCCGTGCCATCGTCACTGCGCGCAGCCTGGCGCCGGATTGCGCCTGGACGCTGCTGGGGCTGATCCAGCGCGCATTCTATGTCGAGGGACAGGACGTGACCCTCGCCCATGTGCTGGTGGAGCTGGCCGAGCAGGCCGGCATTCCGCGTATCGAGTTTGCAGGCGAGTTCGACCGCGCCGAGCAGCATGCTGCCACGGCCGCCGATTTCACCTGGGTGCAGGATCTGGGGATCGCCGGTTTCCCGACGTTGCTCGCAGAGCGCAATGGCCAGTTGGCCTTGCTGACCAATGGTTACCAGCCGCTGTCCGAGCTGTCGCCGTTATTGGGTCGATGGCTGGAGCGAGCTGCCTGTGTATGA
- a CDS encoding rhodanese-related sulfurtransferase, which produces MTQPIVVAALYKFVTLEDYVALREPLLQAMVDNGIKGTLLIAEEGINGTVSGSREGIDGLMAWLKKDPRMVDIDHKESYCDDQPFYRTKVKLKKEIVTLGVEGVDPNKKVGTYVNPQDWNALISDPEVLLIDTRNDYEVSIGTFEGAIDPKTTSFREFPDYIKANFDPAKHKKVAMFCTGGIRCEKASSYMLSEGFDEVYHLKGGILKYLEEVPQEETKWQGDCFVFDNRVTVRHDLSEGDYDQCHACRTPVSVEDRASEHYVAGISCPHCWDKLPEKTRRSAIDRQKQIELAKARNMPHPIGFNYKQTPSEA; this is translated from the coding sequence ATGACTCAACCGATTGTTGTGGCGGCACTGTATAAGTTCGTCACCCTCGAAGATTACGTCGCCCTGCGCGAGCCACTGCTGCAGGCGATGGTCGACAACGGCATCAAAGGCACCTTGCTGATCGCCGAAGAAGGCATCAACGGTACCGTTTCCGGCAGCCGCGAAGGTATCGATGGCCTGATGGCCTGGCTGAAAAAAGACCCGCGCATGGTCGACATCGACCACAAGGAATCCTACTGCGACGACCAGCCGTTCTACCGCACCAAGGTCAAACTCAAGAAAGAGATCGTGACCCTGGGCGTCGAAGGGGTTGATCCGAACAAAAAGGTCGGCACCTACGTCAACCCGCAAGACTGGAACGCATTGATCAGCGATCCTGAAGTGCTGTTGATCGACACCCGTAACGATTATGAGGTGTCAATCGGTACCTTTGAGGGCGCAATCGACCCAAAGACCACCAGTTTTCGCGAATTTCCCGACTATATCAAAGCCAACTTCGACCCGGCCAAGCACAAGAAAGTCGCCATGTTCTGCACCGGCGGCATTCGCTGCGAGAAGGCGTCGAGCTATATGCTCAGCGAAGGCTTTGATGAGGTTTATCACCTCAAGGGCGGGATCCTGAAGTACCTCGAAGAGGTGCCCCAGGAAGAAACCAAATGGCAGGGCGACTGCTTTGTGTTCGACAATCGCGTGACCGTGCGCCACGACTTGAGCGAAGGCGACTACGATCAATGTCATGCCTGCCGCACACCGGTCAGCGTAGAAGATCGCGCCTCTGAGCATTATGTGGCTGGCATCAGTTGCCCCCATTGCTGGGATAAGCTGCCGGAGAAGACCCGTCGCAGCGCGATCGACCGGCAGAAGCAGATCGAGCTGGCCAAGGCCCGCAATATGCCGCACCCGATTGGTTTCAACTACAAGCAAACTCCTTCCGAGGCCTGA